The stretch of DNA GGCATTCAGCGCCCGACCTCCTTTCTGTTGTAGGCTCTTCTGTTTGCTTGTAATATAGGGAAATTCGCCTTCAAATGCAAGGCAATTTTCCGGTTTTACAACAGCTTGTTCCTTAGCCTTGTAAGGAGAACCACATTTTGCCTTGCATTCTTCGCCACGATTTCCTATATTGCCAAGGAGCTGAAGGAAGACCCGCAGATGCGAACTGGAGGTGGATAGCTTGCACCGCGAGCGTGCTGCCAGACTGCGAGCCACGGCTGCGGTGGCCGGGTGGCTGCTGTCTCGGCTCGTTTATGGCTTTGAGCTTTCCCGCCTGACCATCTTCCGCGTGAGGCCCACGGCTCGCGTGCAATGGGTGCGGAAGGCGCAGAGTCGCTGGGGGGTCTGCCGATGGTTCTTCGCGCCTGAGCAGACCTACTGCCTGAGCGCGGGCAGCAAGGGCGACCGCCAGGTAGTGGTGGCGCAGCTGCCGCCCCTCTCCCGCAACTGAGGGCACAAAATGCCAGGAGGACAGTGGCTAAGCACGGCGAAAGACATGCAATCCTCTGCCCCGCATGTGGCAAGCTGGTGAGCGCCGAGGCCGAGGTCTGTATCCACTGCGGCTATAGCCGGCCGGGAAAGTTGGGCTTCCACTCCGTGGTGCGTCGACTGGGTGGCCGAGGGGTGCGGGCCGTGCCGATGCTGGTGGCGCTGTGCGTGGTGCTCTACGTGGTGAGCCTGCTGCTCGACCTGCGCGCGGTGGCGCAGCCGCATGGCGTGACCGGGCTGCTGGCGCCGAGCATGCGGAGTCTGGCGCGTCTGGGCATGACCGGCGCGGCGGCGCTCTTTGCCGGGAGGTGGTGGACGCTCATCACTGCGATCTATCTGCATGGCAACCTCCTGCACCTGCTTTTCAACGTGCTGTGGATCCGGCAGTTGGGGCCCGCTGTCGAGGAGCTTTTCGGCACGCCGCGCCTGTTGCTCATCTTCACGCTCTCCGGGGCCGCAGGCATGCTTTTCTCCGGACTGTTGGGCGTGGGCTTCACCATAGGCGCTTCGGGCGCCATCTTTGGGCTCATGGGCGCGCTGATCAGTTACGGCCGCATGCATGGGGGACTCATGGGGTCACTCTTGTCCCGCCAGCTCTTGCTCTGGGCAGTGGTACTGCTGGCCATGGGCTTTCTGATGCCTGGCGTGAACAATGTTGCCCACCTGGTGGGCTTTGCAAGTGGGTTTCTCCTTGCCCAGCTCCTCGGGTATGGCGAACGGCGCGGCAGCTCGTTGCGACTGCAGCTTGCGGCGGCAGCTACCGCGA from candidate division KSB1 bacterium encodes:
- a CDS encoding rhomboid family intramembrane serine protease; amino-acid sequence: MAKHGERHAILCPACGKLVSAEAEVCIHCGYSRPGKLGFHSVVRRLGGRGVRAVPMLVALCVVLYVVSLLLDLRAVAQPHGVTGLLAPSMRSLARLGMTGAAALFAGRWWTLITAIYLHGNLLHLLFNVLWIRQLGPAVEELFGTPRLLLIFTLSGAAGMLFSGLLGVGFTIGASGAIFGLMGALISYGRMHGGLMGSLLSRQLLLWAVVLLAMGFLMPGVNNVAHLVGFASGFLLAQLLGYGERRGSSLRLQLAAAATATLTLLCFVLALLA